In Halichondria panicea chromosome 9, odHalPani1.1, whole genome shotgun sequence, a genomic segment contains:
- the LOC135341183 gene encoding uncharacterized protein LOC135341183, protein MMNAWEIVWVCVVTLYAKGTSITTHTQRNQIKDLNRPSHDSHCRMEPIHLLGTEDATIMNLASQVVAPSLLQAPATVTLTNGSSIIDISSGSVVPKVEPLSTSPSPEEPIDEDMLDPSSLLRQINQLGPSERCSPVQAGSMGKKLLTIIAYHEQNNLALPEELQSSFDILHRCLAVVYGTFFLNLYTKANAPCLLCHSCKCLYPPGQFIHHSCASLPVNIVPCRSRMWRRCLVPLVSPGLDKDHQKQRWKFVLEKFSHNAALASRKNPIPPETEAQLLDIPELKKRRFNKPKKEGEDEVPKPEDLSVLDMEGPDDSMDAGSPVEPSQSQSPIVLAEQLVMEVKRLQLELGLAKGKLQSASEMIGKMPSEACMREQLSQALTNQQSLTIERDQAREQAKLATERADRLERQLDLLRKTHGQMEKQFSI, encoded by the exons atgatgaatgcgtgggagattgtgtgggtgtgtgtggtcacTCTTTATGCAAAGGGCACAAGcatcacaacacacacacaaagaaatCAAATCAAGGATCTCAACCGACCATCGCATGATTCGCACTGTAGAATGGAACCGATCCATTTGCTAG GCACAGAAGATGCTACTATTATGAACCTAGCTTCTCAGGTGGTCGCACCGTCTTTGCTCCAGGCCCCAGCCACCGTCACCCTCACTAACGGCTCCA GTATCATCGACATCAGCTCTGGCTCTGTAGTGCCCAAAGTAGAGCCACTGTCCACAAGTCCCTCCCCTGAAGAGCCAATTGATGAGGATATGTTGGATCCGAGCTCCCTTCTCCGCCAGATCAACCAGCTGGGTCCGTCCGAGAGatgttcccctgtacaggccgGAAGTATGGGCAAGAAGCTGCTCACCATTATCGCCTACCACGAACAAAACAATCTCGCACTGCCAG AGGAGCTACAGAGCAGTTTTGATATCCTCCATCGCTGCCTGGCTGTCGTCTATGGCACCTTCTTTCTGAATCTTTACACCAAGGCCAACGCTCCGTGTCTACTCTGCCACAGCTGCAAGTGTCTGTACCCCCCAGGGCAGTTTATCCACCACTCATGTGCCTCACTCCCTGTCAACATTGTCCCCTGCCGCTCTCGAATGTGGAGGAGGTGTCTTGTCCCTCTAGTGTCTCCTGGCCTTGACAAGGATCATCAGAAGCAGAGATGGAAGTTTGTACTAGAGAAGTTCTCTCACAATGCCGCCTTAGCCTCCAGGAAGAATCCCATACCTCCTGAGACCGAGGCTCAATTGTTGGACATCCCAGAGTTGAAAAAAAGGCGATTTAATAAACCTAAGAAAGAGGGAGAGGATGAGGTACCTAAACCAGAAGATCTCAGTGTCCTTGACATGGAGGGACCA GATGACAGTATGGATGCTGGCTCTCCTGTTGAACCCTCTCAGTCACAATCCCCTATAG TACTGGCAGAACAGCTGGTCATGGAGGTTAAGAGACTACAATTGGAGCTAGGGCTAGCTAAAGGAAAGCTGCAGAGTGCCTCTGAGATGATTGGGAAGATGCCTTCTGAAG cttgtaTGCGTGAGCAGCTGTCTCAGGCACTCACCAACCAGCAGAGTCTGACAATAGAGAGAGACCAGGCGAGGGAACAGGCAAAGCTGGCCACGGAGAGGGCAGACAGGTTGGAGAGACAGCTAGACCTTCTCAGAAAGACTCATG GACAAATGGAGAAGCAGTTCTCTATTTAA
- the LOC135341173 gene encoding proline-, glutamic acid- and leucine-rich protein 1-like, with amino-acid sequence MRIWINHVALDPMSANKKALDLLVSSLEKGATGSSGKWELLGSTLQSGSLYNKSADDVLSLLKSSNTLEVCLLHLLNDVIHGSSVEQLRELCPKWVEYLTQQLQKAGDTVAVQSACNCLSVLLDRCHGLSRGMSEFTSRQLPAIMTSLIWFTTADVSLQCTVLPVVAKCVVYYPKPCSQFKTQLTKWGNSGLFQSSQKLSKECSRLLVLVQGSSTLIEAVAEQLHIALTILYGEDNQIPNMTIEVPVPPPEEPGRTAMLLQVVCVLSRTLCYCLLFPSSTGGSVPVERVVGVAVGGLNLKQQQVTGLSYDKLLLYSILPTVHASLFKLLTTIINVCHAHLLPYTTAIEACIVQTMTSNHESESLTVSVHRCLCAWVSLRKDTDKYFITLTTSTLLKAVDSATTTPLCVQLSALESLSVIVRTVGVLLPLQICDPLSKLAIKGFSLRVPPEKAVSSLDLLLACVTSSNTYLHPNVGAALGMFGMGTRHQSVKVREFCGSALAQCELIRHPAVPPILSPPSKEASSVPLSGYHSTPFYPLQPIPPIVITSRELSSRKSTPAFTPEPVEPTGAIATQPTRATPNERDVPMDTDAIFSKKPSKSSPIQNVDVSLLISDDDDDPGNEGMPIPVSDDEDFKLFVPAPPDDMQQ; translated from the exons ATGCGAATTTGGATTAACCACGTGGCTTTAGATCCAATGAGTGCCAACAAGAAGGCCTTGGATTTACTAGTCTCTTCTCTTGAGAAGGGAGCTACCGGCAGTAGTGGGAAATGGGAACTGTTAGGAAGCACCCTTCAATCTGGTAGTCTCTACAATAAAAGT GCAGATGATGTGTTGTCCTTATTGAAAAGCTCTAACACACTTGAAGTGTGTCTCCTACACCTTCTAAATGACGTAATACATGGATCATCTGTAGAGCAACTGCGAGAGCTGTGTCCGAAATGGGTTGAGTACCTTACACAACAGTTGCAG AAAGCTGGTGATACTGTTGCTGTTCAGAGTGCATGCAATTGTCTCTCTGTCCTCCTTGATCGCTGCCATGGGCTATCTAGAGGGATGTCAGAGTTCACTTCCCGGCAATTACCTGCCATCATGACCTCTCTCATTTGGTTCACTACAGCTGATGTTTCCTTGCAGTGTACAGTTCTCCCAGTGGTGGCAAAGTGCGTGGTATACTACCCCAAGCCATGCTCACAATTCAAGACTCAACTCACAAAGTGGGGGAATTCTGGATTATTTCAGTCGAGTCAGAAGTTGTCTAAAGAGTGCAGTCGACTATTGGTTCTAGTGCAAGGATCCTCCACACTAATAGAAGCTGTGGCTGAGCAGCTGCATATAGCGCTGACTATCCTCTATGGTGAAG ATAATCAGATACCCAACATGACGATTGAAGTACCCGTGCCACCTCCTGAGGAGCCAGGAAGGACAGCTATGCTGCTTCAAGTGGTCTGTGTGTTGTCTCGCACCCTCTGCTACTGCCTTCTGTTCCCCTCCTCCACTGGGGGAAGTGTCCCTGTTGAGAGAGTGGTGGGTGTCGCTGTGGGAGGACTGAACTTGAAGCAACAACAG GTGACAGGCCTTTCATACGACAAACTGCTTCTGTATTCAATTCTACCGACTGTTCACGCGTCCTTGTTCAAACTCCTCACTACGATCATCAATgtatgccacgcccacttgCTCCCGTACACCACTGCTATAGAAGCATGCATAGTGCAAACTATGACATCTAACCATGAGAG tGAATCATTGACTGTCTCTGTCCATCGGTGTTTGTGTGCTTGGGTTTCGCTGAGAAAGGACACTGACAAATACTTCATCACACTCACCACGTCCACCCTCCTCAAAGCAGTCGACTCCGCTACAACAA CTCCCTTATGCGTTCAGCTGTCTGCTCTCGAGTCTCTAAGTGTCATTGTTCGCACTGTGGGTGTATTGCTGCCACTCCAGATTTGTGACCCTCTATCAAAATTAGCCATAAAAGGGTTTTCTCTGCGTGTACCTCCTGAGAAGGCTGTCTCCTCACTAGACCTTCTACTGGCCTGTGTAACAAGCTCTAATACATATCTCCATCCAAATGTGGGAGCAGCATTGGGCATGTTTGGTATGGGGACGCGTCATCAGAGTGTAAAG GTAAGAGAGTTCTGTGGGAGTGCCCTGGCCCAGTGTGAGCTAATCCGACATCCTGCTGTCCCACCCATTCTCTCACCACCCTCTAAAGAAGCCTCCTCCGTACCACTCTCTGGATATCATAGCACCCCGTTTTATCCGCTACAACCAATTCCACCGATTGTAATCACTTCAAGAGAACTGTCTTCTCGCAAATCCACGCCAGCCTTTACACCTGAGCCTGTAGAACCTACTGGAGCAATTGCGACACAACCGACTAGAGCTACACCAAACGAGAGAGATGTACCTATGGACACTGACGCTATTTTCTCAAAAAAACCATCGAAGAGCAGCCCAATACAAAATGTTGATGTTAGTCTACTAATCAGCGATGACGATGATGACCCGGGTAATGAGGGTATGCCCATACCAGTGAGCGACGATGAAGACTTCAAACTTTTCGTGCCCGCCCCCCCTGATGATATGCAACAGTGA
- the LOC135341170 gene encoding transmembrane 9 superfamily member 2-like produces MKKFTCLAFLAITILSVEAFYLPGIRPINFCKEEIKKRDKNADCKAKVFVHVNKLDSLETIVPYDYTKFDFCQVEDAIGIVKDSDPVENLGQVLFGERLRASAYNLSFARNESKPRVLCTKTYTQNKESKEKLKFLRERIHESYMHQWVIDNMPVTWCYSVMESNKPFCTTHFPVGCFVTKEGIRHDACYLSDLMNKKGATYLFNRVSLQIFYHKGTNELDGRILRAMIQLKSCEKSDCAKPLSLPKDMKAYTDQKPFSVTYTYTVEFIEKQNIRWASRWDYILTSASQNNVQWFSLINSVLITLFLSAMVGMILLRSLHRDITRYNKAESTDDVQEDFGWKLVHGDVFRPPTAIMLLSVLSGTGLQLLMMVFVALVFACVGFLSPPNRGALVTAIVVFYVFLGCMSGYFSARFYKMMGGLRWKSNVLMTVFFIPGCAFSVFFFLNILLWSSGSSAAIPFTTLIALLALFFGISTPLTVLGSYLGFRKIVIEQPVATNQIPREIPDQSWLSRPVPSSLMGGILPFGCIFIQLFFILNSIWSGSMYYMFGFIMLAYIILIVVCAQTSILLCYFHLCSEDYRWWWRSFFSTGTTSFYLLLFAVHFFVYKTTITGSLSCILYFGYTLLIVFFFFIITGTVGFISSLLFVRKIYSIVKID; encoded by the exons ATGAAGAAGTTCACTTGTTTAGCCTTTCTGGCAATCACTATTCTATCAGTGGAGGCATTCTACCTGCCTGGAATACGTCCAATCAACTTCTGTAAAGAAGAAATAAAGAAGAGAGATAAAAATGCTGATTGCAAG GCTAAGGTGTTTGTCCATGTCAACAAGCTGGATTCCCTTGAGACCATTGTACCCTACGATTACACAAA GTTTGATTTCTGCCAAGTGGAGGACGCCATTGGGATAGTAAAAGACAGTGACCCAGTCGAGAACCTCGGTCAAGTGCTCTTTGGAGAAAGGCTCAGAGCATCAGCGTACAAT CTATCCTTTGCTAGGAATGAGAGTAAGCCGCGGGTACTCTGCACCAAGACCTACACTCAGAACAAGGAGAGCAAGGAAAAACTAAAGTTCTTACGTGAACGAATCCATGAGTCGTACATGCATCAGTGGGTCATCGACAACATGCCTGTGACATGGTGCTACTCTGTGATGGAGAGTAATAAACCATTCTGCACAACTCATTTCCCCGTTGGCTGCTTTGTGACAAAGGAAGGGATCCGCCATGACGCCTGCTACCTCTCT GACTTAATGAATAAGAAGGGAGCTACCTACCTGTTCAACCGGGTCAGCCTTCAAATCTTCTACCACAAGGGCACTAACGAACTGGACGGCCGCATCTTGAGAGCTATGATCCAATTAAAAAGTTGTGAGAAGTCTGACTGTGCAAAACCTCTCAGCCTCCCTAAAGATATGAAAGCTTACACTGATCAGAAACCATTCAGCGTCACCTACACTTATACTGTAGAGTTCATA GAGAAACAGAACATTCGTTGGGCCTCTCGTTGGGACTACATCTTGACGTCAGCCTCCCAGAACAACGTTCAGTGGTTcagtcttattaactctgTACTCATCACCCTCTTCCTCTCAGCCATGGTGGGCATGATCCTactacgctcactgcacaGGGACATTACACGATACAACAAGGCAGAGTCCACC GATGATGTGCAGGAGGACTTTGGTTGGAAGCTGGTTCATGGTGATGTGTTCCGTCCTCCCACAGCCATTATGCTCCTCTCAGTACTTTCAGGCACAGGTCTGCAACTGCTCATGATGGTCTTTGTAGCTCTGGTCTTTGCCTGCGTTGGGTTTCTCTCCCCGCCTAATAGAGGGGCTCTTGTCACAGCCATCGtg GTGTTCTATGTGTTTCTGGGCTGTATGTCTGGATACTTCTCTGCTAGGTTTTATAAGA TGATGGGAGGTCTTCGCTGGAAAAGCAATGTGCTCATGACAGTGTTCTTTATACCTGGCTGTGCGTTTAGTGTCTTCTTCTTCCTCAACATTCTGCTGTGGAGTTCTGGCTCTTCTGCTGCGATACCCTTCACCACCCTCATTGCACTTCTGGCTCTCTTCTTTGGCATCTCAACACCCCTCACCGTTCTTGGGTCTTACCTCGGATTCAGGAAGATT GTGATTGAGCAACCAGTTGCAACCAATCAGATTCCTCGTGAGATCCCTGATCAGAGCTGGCTGTCTCGTCCAGTGCCCTCCTCTCTCATGGGAGGCATCCTCCCCTTTGGCTGCATCTTCATTCAACTCTTCTTCATCCTCAACAGTATCTG GTCTGGGTCGATGTACTACATGTTTGGGTTCATCATGTTGGCGTACATCATCCTCATCGTGGTGTGTGCTCAGACCTCCATCCTCCTCTGCTATTTCCACCTCTGCTCAGAGGACTATCGCTGGTGGTGGCGTTCCTTCTTCTCCACGGGGACCACTTCTTTTTACCTACTCTTGTTTGCTGTGCACTTCTTTGTTTACAAGACCACTATCACTGGGTCCTTGTCCTGCATACTCTACTTTGGTTACACACTCCTCATTGTGTTCTTTTTCTTCATTATAACAG GAACTGTTGGGTTCATATCTAGCCTGTTGTTCGTTCGAAAGATCTACTCCATCGTCAAGATTGACTAA
- the LOC135341169 gene encoding transmembrane 9 superfamily member 2-like, giving the protein MENFAFLAILAITILSVEAFYLPLLRPTNFCKEEIKKRDKNADCKANVFVHVNKLDSLETVVPYDYTKFDFCQVEDAIEEGKIVRDSDPVENFGQVLLGERLRASAYNLSFARNESKPQVLCTKTYTQNKESKEKLKFLRERIHESYMHQWVIDNMPVTWCYSVMESNKPFCTTHFPVGCFVTKEGIRHDACYLSDLMNKNGATYLFNRVSLQIFYHKGTNELDGRILRAMIQLKSCEKSDCAKPLSLPKDMKAYTDQKPFSVTYTYTVEFIENQNIRWASRWDYILTSASQNKVQWLSLITSVLITLFLSAMVGMILLRSLHRDITRYNKAESTDDVQENFGWKLVHGDVFRPPTAIMLLSVLSGTGLQLLMMVFVTLVFACLGFLSLPNRGALVKAIVVFYVFLGWVSGYFSARLYKMMGGLRWKSNVLRTVFFIPGCAFSVFFFLNILLWSSGSSAAIPFTTFIKLLALFFGISTPLTVLGSYLGFRKIVIEQPMATNQIPREIPDQSWLSRPVPSSLGGILPFGCIVIQLFFILNSIWSGSMYSMFGFIMLAYIILIVVCAQTSILLCYFHLCSEDYRWWWHSFFSTGTTSLYVLLFAVYFFMYETTITGTLSCILYFGYTLLIVFFFFIITGTVGFISSLLFVRKIYSKLALEDVLVEKSDFCSEVQARIRN; this is encoded by the exons ATGGAAAATTTCGCTTTTTTAGCCATTCTGGCAATCACCATTCTATCAGTGGAGGCATTCTACCTGCCTTTATTACGTCCAACCAACTTTTGTaaggaggaaataaagaaaagAGATAAAAATGCTGATTGCAAG GCTAACGTGTTTGTCCATGTCAACAAGCTGGATTCCCTTGAGACCGTTGTACCCTATGATTACACAAA GTTTGATTTCTGCCAAGTGGAGGACGCCATTGAGGAGGGTAAGATAGTCAGGGACAGTGACCCAGTCGAGAACTTCGGTCAAGTGCTCCTTGGAGAAAGACTAAGAGCATCCGCGTACAAT CTATCCTTTGCTAGGAATGAGAGTAAGCCGCAGGTACTCTGCACCAAGACCTACACTCAGAACAAGGAGAGCAAGGAAAAACTAAAGTTCTTACGTGAACGAATCCATGAGTCGTACATGCATCAGTGGGTCATCGACAACATGCCTGTGACATGGTGCTACTCTGTGATGGAGAGTAATAAACCATTCTGCACAACTCATTTCCCCGTTGGCTGCTTTGTGACAAAGGAAGGGATCCGCCATGACGCCTGCTACCTCTCT GACTTAATGAATAAGAATGGAGCTACCTACCTGTTCAACCGGGTCAGCCTTCAAATCTTCTACCACAAGGGCACTAACGAACTGGACGGCCGCATCTTGAGAGCTATGATCCAATTAAAAAGTTGTGAGAAGTCTGACTGTGCAAAACCTCTCAGCCTCCCTAAAGATATGAAAGCTTACACTGATCAGAAACCATTCAGCGTCACCTACACTTATACTGTAGAGTTCATA GAGAACCAGAACATTCGTTGGGCCTCTCGTTGGGACTACATCTTGACGTCAGCCTCCCAGAACAAAGTTCAGTGGCTCAGTCTAATTACCTCTGTACTCATCACCCTCTTCCTATCAGCCATGGTGGGCATGATCCTactacgctcactgcacaGGGACATTACACGATACAACAAGGCAGAGTCCACC GATGATGTGCAGGAGAATTTTGGTTGGAAGCTGGTTCATGGTGATGTGTTCCGTCCTCCCACAGCCATTATGCTCCTCTCAGTACTTTCAGGCACAGGTCTGCAGCTGCTTATGATGGTCTTTGTGACTCTGGTCTTTGCCTGCCTTGGGTTTCTCTCTCTACCTAATAGAGGGGCTCTTGTCAAAGCCattgtg GTGTTCTATGTGTTCCTGGGCTGGGTGTCTGGCTACTTCTCTGCTAGGCTTTATAAGA TGATGGGAGGTCTTCGCTGGAAAAGCAATGTGCTCAGGACAGTGTTCTTTATACCCGGCTGTGCGTTTAGTGTCTTCTTCTTCCTCAACATTCTGCTGTGGAGTTCTGGCTCTTCTGCTGCGATACCCTTCACCACCTTCATTAAACTTCTGGCTCTCTTCTTTGGCATCTCAACACCCCTCACCGTTCTTGGGTCTTACCTCGGATTCAGGAAGATT GTGATTGAGCAACCAATGGCAACCAATCAGATTCCTCGTGAGATCCCTGATCAGAGCTGGCTGTCTCGTCCAGTGCCCTCCTCTCTGGGGGGCATCCTCCCCTTTGGCTGCATTGTCATTCAACTCTTCTTCATCCTCAACAGTATCTG GTCTGGGTCGATGTACTCCATGTTTGGGTTCATCATGTTGGCCTACATCATCCTCATCGTGGTGTGTGCTCAGACCTCCATCCTCCTCTGCTATTTCCACCTCTGCTCAGAGGACTATCGTTGGTGGTGGCATTCCTTCTTCTCCACAGGGACCACTTCTCTCTACGTACTCTTGTTTGCTGTGTACTTCTTTATGTACGAGACCACTATCACTGGGACCTTGTCCTGCATACTCTACTTTGGTTACACACTCCTCATTGTGTTCTTTTTCTTCATTATAACAG GAACTGTTGGGTTCATATCTAGCTTGTTGTTTGTTCGAAAGATATACTCCAAACTAGCACTTGAGGATGTCCTCGTGGAGAAGAGTGATTTTTGCAGTGAAGTGCAAGCAAGGATTAGGAACTGA
- the LOC135341197 gene encoding centrosomal protein 20-like, with amino-acid sequence MAEQELRTALKDVLEKRGVLSEVQARIRAEVYKALQDDSVSKPELCEENLLINELIREYLQFNQYKYTDSVLVAETGQHKEPLERGFLAKQLHIPLTDHPGPNNIPLLYHMLGHFLRKPTLPDPLSEQLDVQQKPTMISLKARSLESQCVIEQPLFTDS; translated from the exons ATGGCTGAGCAGGAGCTCAGGACAG CACTCAAGGATGTCCTGGAGAAGAGGGGTGTCCTCAGTGAAGTCCAAGCAAGGATCAGAGCTGAAGTCTACAAAGCACTGCAAGATGAT AGTGTGTCAAAGCCTGAGCTGTGTGAGGAGAACCTGCTCATAAACGAGTTGATACGAGAGTACCTTCAGTTTAACCAGTACAAGTACACTGACTCCGTCCTAGTGGCTG AAACTGGACAGCACAAGGAGCCTCTGGAGAGAGGGTTCTTAGCAAAACAGCTACACATTCCACTAACTGATCACCCTGGCCCTAACAACAT ACCCCTTCTCTACCATATGCTGGGTCATTTCCTACGCAAGCCAACTCTTCCTGATCCCTTGTCTGAACAACTAGACGTCCAACAAAAACCGACTATGATATCACTTAAAGCAAGATCTCTAGAAAGTCAATGTGTCATAGAACAACCTTTATTTACTGACTCTTAA